Proteins from a genomic interval of Xylocopa sonorina isolate GNS202 chromosome 6, iyXylSono1_principal, whole genome shotgun sequence:
- the Msn gene encoding serine/threonine-protein kinase msn isoform X6: MAHNLAPSVNCSLDDIDLNALKEPAGIFELIEVVGNGTYGQVYKGRHTKTGQLAAIKVMDVTEDEEEEIKLEINVLKRYSNHRNIATYYGAFVKKSSPGKDDQLWLVMEYCGAGSVTDLVKSTKGQSLKEEWIAYISREILRGLSYLHSNKVIHRDIKGQNVLLTDNAEVKLVDFGVSAQLDRTIGRRNTFIGTPYWMAPEVIACDENPDATYDNRSDLWSLGITALEMAESQPPLCDLHPMRALFLIPRNPPPRLKSKKWAKKFHGFIETVLVKDYHQRPYTEQLLKHPFIRDQPTERQVRIQLKDHIDRCKKRKQEKERDDYRYSGSENEEDEPALAGEASSIVQAPGGDTLRRNFQQIQEGRTLTQEVAPQPPAAKEKPNSRSQRDIPEPGPPARPAIPHRLIVVPDPQPPSRPLPPTPRDDPRQPHKVSTPPSNHQPLIGGGGSGGSGGQAASQRNSHVFKPMLPPRKPEDLDMLAAQLNELGVSQGPEAPPRPNRQHKGPTASSTSNSGQPASSNDQNNKQMPQSSSILDPALSVESDSDDDLEDAGGNNARNDGTLLASDPPKPLPSADPSTTSSHNAQNSHLEGGAPNRPLPPTPDEEESGDRTLVMKRKLSQMSDDRGTISNRRSEADEQLLLKEWDFTRFFQGFNERLDKMKQEHPQETAETSKSVNEDHLSSSSTEKTLKRQEQLSSRRKYENQSQQQQQQQQQQQQQQQHQKQQQQQQQQQLKAVHRRQESDSKLGNTSSAFARAFRRENSDFFPSARHSAYLQKSDSSRSSIFSSGNRRGSEISVVGIAGKKGNAVSAGEPVLTDFSFGRDGLQRPRREKTESEIVFGSRHEARRFDFGRDKDDTTRRRSCRPSDAVSAVVDEAGTIKSTASTTASEYSPIVTQNREGGDRSRGGGSGGDFQRSDSSPGSRPSSVLPDLLTSSPGQRQDKTTSEEYRQAVKAPTPFALQQKQRSFLTFGFGAGPARRESHVNVNVTPTSHDLASDTPEIRKYKKRFNSEILCAALWGVNLLIGTENGLVLLDRSGQGKVYQLINRRRFQQMEVLEGQNILVTISGKKNRVRVYYLSWLKSKILRTDGHSDQVERRNGWINVGDLQGAVHFKIVKYERIKFLVIALKDSIEIYAWAPKPYHKFMAFKSFGELAHRPLLVDLTIEEGTRLKVIYGSADGFHAVDLDSATVYDIYLPKHTQGPICPHCIVALPNSNGMQLLLCYDNEGVYVNTYGRLSKTMVLQWGEMPTSVAYIGTGQIMGWGNKAIEIRSVESGHLDGVFMHKKAQRLKFLCERNDKVFFSSAKGGSACQIYFMTLNKPGMANW, translated from the exons ATGGCGCATAATTTGGCACCGAGCGTCAATTGTTCGCTCGACGACATTGATCTGAACGCTTTGAAG GAACCTGCTGGTATCTTCGAATTGATAGAAGTCGTTGGTAATGGAACCTATGGCCAAGTTTATAAA GGTCGACACACAAAAACTGGCCAATTGGCGGCCATTAAAGTTATGGACGTTACGGAA gacgaggaggaggaaaTCAAATTAGAAATAAATGTATTAAAAAGG TATTCGAATCACAGAAATATAGCAACGTATTATGGTGCCTTCGTCAAGAAGTCATCACCTGGAAAGGATGATCAGCTGTGGTTGGTTATGGAATACTGCGGAGCTGGCTCCGTTACGGATCTTGTCAAGTCAACTAAAGGCCAGAGTTTAAAGGAGGAATGGATTGCTTATATATCACGGGAAATATTGAGAGGACTTAGTTATcttcacagcaataaagttatacacAGGGATATCAAAGGACAAAATGTTCTGTTGACTGATAATGCTGAAGTTAAGCTTG TCGATTTTGGCGTTAGTGCACAATTAGACCGGACAATAGGTAGGAGAAATACATTTATTGGAACACCATATTGGATGGCTCCGGAGGTAATAGCCTGTGATGAAAATCCAGACGCTACATACGATAATAGAAGTGATCTTTGGTCATTGGGAATAACCGCTTTAGAAATGGCCGAATCACAACCTCCCCTTTGCGATCTTCATCCAATGCGA GCTTTATTTCTGATCCCACGTAATCCACCACCAAGACTGAAGTCGAAAAAATGGGCGAAGAAGTTCCACGGTTTTATTGAAACGGTTTTAGTAAAAGATTATCATCAGAGGCCGTATACAGAGCAGCTCCTTAAACATCCATTTATTCGGGACCAACCAACCGAAAGACAAGTTAGGATACAACTTAAAGATCATATTGATCGCTGTAAAAAGCGTAAACAAGAAAAAG AAAGGGACGATTATCGATATAGTGGTAGTGAGAATGAGGAAGATGAGCCAGCATTAGCTGGTGAAGCATCATCCATAGTTCAAGCACCTGGTGGTGATACGTTGCGTAGAAATTTCCAACAAATTCAGGAAGGTAGGACTTTGACTCAAGAAGTAGCTCCTCAACCGCCTGCTGCTAAAGAAAAACCGAATAGCAGATCTCAAAGAGATATACCAGAACCAGGACCACCTGCACGACCTGCCATTCCACACAGACTAATCG TAGTTCCAGACCCACAACCACCATCTCGGCCATTACCACCAACACCTAGGGACGATCCACGGCAACCGCACAAAGTTTCGACACCGCCTTCCAATCATCAGCCGCTTATTGGTGGAGGTGGCAGCGGAGGTTCTGGTGGTCAAGCTGCATCGCAAAGGAACAGTCATGTGTTCAAACCTATG CTGCCGCCAAGGAAACCAGAG GACTTGGACATGCTGGCCGCTCAACTCAACGAGCTTGGTGTGTCACAGGGCCCAGAGGCCCCGCCAAGGCCGAATAGACAGCATAAAGGCCCTACTGCATCGTCAACGTCAAATTCTGGTCAGCCTGCAAGCAGTAATGATCAAAACAACAAACAAATGCCACAGTCTTCCAGTATACTCGATCCA GCTTTATCCGTTGAAAGTGATAGCGACGACGATCTTGAAGATGCAGGGGGAAATAATGCTAGGAACGATGGTACATTACTTGCCAGTGATCCACCTAAGCCTTT ACCGTCTGCGGATCCGTCGACGACGTCGTCGCACAATGCTCAGAACTCGCACCTCGAAG GCGGAGCACCAAATCGGCCACTTCCACCGACCCCTGACGAGGAAGAATCAGGAGATCGTACGCTAGTCATGAAACGG AAACTTAGTCAGATGTCAGACGATCGCGGCACCATCAGCAACCGGCGCTCCGAGGCTGACGAGCAACTTCTGTTGAAGGAGTGGGATTTCACCCGCTTCTTCCAAGGTTTTAACGAAAGATTGGATAAAATGAAACAAGAACATCCGCAAGAGACAGCGGAGACGAGTAAGTCTGTTAACGAGGATCATCTGTCTTCGTCGTCCACGGAGAAAACGTTAAAGAGGCAAGAACAGTTATCATCGCGTAGGAAGTACGAGAATCAatcgcaacagcagcagcaacaacaacagcagcagcagcaacagcagcagcatcaaaagcagcaacagcagcagcaacagcaacaattAAAAGCGGTGCATAGACGGCAAGAAAGCGATTCGAAGCTTGGCAATACGTCCAGCGCTTTTGCACGTGCCTTCCGTCGCGAGAATTCCGACTTTTTCCCATCCGCGAGACACTCTGCATATTTACAGAAGTCTGATTCATCAAGATCGAGCATATTCTCGAGCGGTAACCGCCGCGGAAGCGAGATAAGTGTTGTTGGTATCGCCGGAAAGAAAGGCAATGCTGTCAGTGCCGGCGAGCCGGTTCTAACAGACTTTTCGTTCGGCCGTGACGGTCTTCAGAGGCCTAGAAGAGAGAAAACCGAGAGCGAGATCGTTTTCGGTAGTAGACACGAGGCCAGAAGGTTCGACTTTGGACGCGATAAAGATGACACTACGAGAAGACGCAGTTGTAGACCATCTGACGCGGTTTCTGCCGTGGTTGACGAAGCAGGAACTATTAAATCTACGGCCAGTACAACGGCTAGCGAGTACAGCCCCATTGTCACCCAG AACCGAGAAGGTGGTGATCGTTCGAGAGGCGGCGGTAGCGGTGGTGACTTCCAAAGGTCAGACTCATCGCCTGGATCACGACCCAGTTCCGTCCTACCGGATCTTCTCACCTCGTCGCCGGGTCAACGACAGGATAAGACAACCAGCGAAGAG TACCGACAAGCGGTTAAAGCACCGACGCCATTTGCACTCCAACAGAAGCAGAGATCGTTTCTCACCTTCGGGTTCGGCGCCGGACCAGCCAGAAGAGAATCTCATGTGAATGTTAACGTAACACCGACCAGTCATGATCTAGCGTCCGACACGCCGGAGATACGCAAATATAAGAAACGTTTTAACAGCGAAATACTTTGCGCGGCACTTTGGG GAGTGAACCTTTTAATTGGCACGGAGAACGGTCTTGTATTATTGGACAGAAGCGGCCAGGGCAAAGTTTACCAATTAATAAATAGGAGACGATTTCAACAGATGGAAGTCCTCGAGGGGCAAAATATTTTGGTTACAATTAGCGGGAAAAAGAATCGAGTACGGGTGTATTACCTTTCCTGGCTTAAAAGTAAGATTCTAAGGACCGACGGACACAGTGAC CAAGTCGAACGACGCAATGGATGGATAAACGTTGGCGATCTTCAGGGAGCGGTACATTTTAAGATAGTTAAGTACGAGAGAATAAAGTTTCTTGTTATCGCGCTGAAAGATTCGATAGAAATATACGCCTGGGCACCGAAGCCTTACCACAAGTTCATGGCTTTCAAATCGTTCGGTGAACTGGCGCACAGACCGCTGCTTGTCGATCTTACCATAGAAGAAGGCACGAGGTTAAAAGTAATTTATGGCAGTGCCGATGGTTTCCACGCTGTTGATTTAGACTCCGCTACGgtttatgatatttatctgcCGAAACAT ACTCAGGGCCCCATTTGTCCGCATTGCATCGTTGCATTGCCGAATAGTAACGGCAtgcaattattattatgttaCGATAACGAAGGTGTATACGTAAACACTTATGGTAGACTTTCCAAAACCATGGTTCTTCAATGGGGCGAGATGCCCACTAGCGTTGCATATATCGGTACAGGGCAAATCATGGGCTGGGGTAACAAGGCTATTGAGATTCGAAGCGTAGAAAGTGGACACCTCGATGGTGTTTTCATGCATAAGAAAGCTCAACGGCTCAAGTTCCTTTGCGAGCGTAATGATAAG GTATTTTTCTCGTCAGCAAAAGGCGGAAGCGCATGCCAGATTTACTTCATGACATTAAATAAACCTGGCATGGCTAACTGGTGA
- the Msn gene encoding serine/threonine-protein kinase msn isoform X7, which translates to MAHNLAPSVNCSLDDIDLNALKEPAGIFELIEVVGNGTYGQVYKGRHTKTGQLAAIKVMDVTEDEEEEIKLEINVLKRYSNHRNIATYYGAFVKKSSPGKDDQLWLVMEYCGAGSVTDLVKSTKGQSLKEEWIAYISREILRGLSYLHSNKVIHRDIKGQNVLLTDNAEVKLVDFGVSAQLDRTIGRRNTFIGTPYWMAPEVIACDENPDATYDNRSDLWSLGITALEMAESQPPLCDLHPMRALFLIPRNPPPRLKSKKWAKKFHGFIETVLVKDYHQRPYTEQLLKHPFIRDQPTERQVRIQLKDHIDRCKKRKQEKERDDYRYSGSENEEDEPALAGEASSIVQAPGGDTLRRNFQQIQEGRTLTQEVAPQPPAAKEKPNSRSQRDIPEPGPPARPAIPHRLIVVPDPQPPSRPLPPTPRDDPRQPHKVSTPPSNHQPLIGGGGSGGSGGQAASQRNSHVFKPMLPPRKPEDLDMLAAQLNELGVSQGPEAPPRPNRQHKGPTASSTSNSGQPASSNDQNNKQMPQSSSILDPALSVESDSDDDLEDAGGNNARNDGTLLASDPPKPLPEFSPFRPSADPSTTSSHNAQNSHLEGKPKGGAPNRPLPPTPDEEESGDRTLVMKRKLSQMSDDRGTISNRRSEADEQLLLKEWDFTRFFQGFNERLDKMKQEHPQETAETSKSVNEDHLSSSSTEKTLKRQEQLSSRRKYENQSQQQQQQQQQQQQQQQHQKQQQQQQQQQLKAVHRRQESDSKLGNTSSAFARAFRRENSDFFPSARHSAYLQKSDSSRSSIFSSGNRRGSEISVVGIAGKKGNAVSAGEPVLTDFSFGRDGLQRPRREKTESEIVFGSRHEARRFDFGRDKDDTTRRRSCRPSDAVSAVVDEAGTIKSTASTTASEYSPIVTQNREGGDRSRGGGSGGDFQRSDSSPGSRPSSVLPDLLTSSPGQRQDKTTSEEKQRSFLTFGFGAGPARRESHVNVNVTPTSHDLASDTPEIRKYKKRFNSEILCAALWGVNLLIGTENGLVLLDRSGQGKVYQLINRRRFQQMEVLEGQNILVTISGKKNRVRVYYLSWLKSKILRTDGHSDQVERRNGWINVGDLQGAVHFKIVKYERIKFLVIALKDSIEIYAWAPKPYHKFMAFKSFGELAHRPLLVDLTIEEGTRLKVIYGSADGFHAVDLDSATVYDIYLPKHTQGPICPHCIVALPNSNGMQLLLCYDNEGVYVNTYGRLSKTMVLQWGEMPTSVAYIGTGQIMGWGNKAIEIRSVESGHLDGVFMHKKAQRLKFLCERNDKVFFSSAKGGSACQIYFMTLNKPGMANW; encoded by the exons ATGGCGCATAATTTGGCACCGAGCGTCAATTGTTCGCTCGACGACATTGATCTGAACGCTTTGAAG GAACCTGCTGGTATCTTCGAATTGATAGAAGTCGTTGGTAATGGAACCTATGGCCAAGTTTATAAA GGTCGACACACAAAAACTGGCCAATTGGCGGCCATTAAAGTTATGGACGTTACGGAA gacgaggaggaggaaaTCAAATTAGAAATAAATGTATTAAAAAGG TATTCGAATCACAGAAATATAGCAACGTATTATGGTGCCTTCGTCAAGAAGTCATCACCTGGAAAGGATGATCAGCTGTGGTTGGTTATGGAATACTGCGGAGCTGGCTCCGTTACGGATCTTGTCAAGTCAACTAAAGGCCAGAGTTTAAAGGAGGAATGGATTGCTTATATATCACGGGAAATATTGAGAGGACTTAGTTATcttcacagcaataaagttatacacAGGGATATCAAAGGACAAAATGTTCTGTTGACTGATAATGCTGAAGTTAAGCTTG TCGATTTTGGCGTTAGTGCACAATTAGACCGGACAATAGGTAGGAGAAATACATTTATTGGAACACCATATTGGATGGCTCCGGAGGTAATAGCCTGTGATGAAAATCCAGACGCTACATACGATAATAGAAGTGATCTTTGGTCATTGGGAATAACCGCTTTAGAAATGGCCGAATCACAACCTCCCCTTTGCGATCTTCATCCAATGCGA GCTTTATTTCTGATCCCACGTAATCCACCACCAAGACTGAAGTCGAAAAAATGGGCGAAGAAGTTCCACGGTTTTATTGAAACGGTTTTAGTAAAAGATTATCATCAGAGGCCGTATACAGAGCAGCTCCTTAAACATCCATTTATTCGGGACCAACCAACCGAAAGACAAGTTAGGATACAACTTAAAGATCATATTGATCGCTGTAAAAAGCGTAAACAAGAAAAAG AAAGGGACGATTATCGATATAGTGGTAGTGAGAATGAGGAAGATGAGCCAGCATTAGCTGGTGAAGCATCATCCATAGTTCAAGCACCTGGTGGTGATACGTTGCGTAGAAATTTCCAACAAATTCAGGAAGGTAGGACTTTGACTCAAGAAGTAGCTCCTCAACCGCCTGCTGCTAAAGAAAAACCGAATAGCAGATCTCAAAGAGATATACCAGAACCAGGACCACCTGCACGACCTGCCATTCCACACAGACTAATCG TAGTTCCAGACCCACAACCACCATCTCGGCCATTACCACCAACACCTAGGGACGATCCACGGCAACCGCACAAAGTTTCGACACCGCCTTCCAATCATCAGCCGCTTATTGGTGGAGGTGGCAGCGGAGGTTCTGGTGGTCAAGCTGCATCGCAAAGGAACAGTCATGTGTTCAAACCTATG CTGCCGCCAAGGAAACCAGAG GACTTGGACATGCTGGCCGCTCAACTCAACGAGCTTGGTGTGTCACAGGGCCCAGAGGCCCCGCCAAGGCCGAATAGACAGCATAAAGGCCCTACTGCATCGTCAACGTCAAATTCTGGTCAGCCTGCAAGCAGTAATGATCAAAACAACAAACAAATGCCACAGTCTTCCAGTATACTCGATCCA GCTTTATCCGTTGAAAGTGATAGCGACGACGATCTTGAAGATGCAGGGGGAAATAATGCTAGGAACGATGGTACATTACTTGCCAGTGATCCACCTAAGCCTTT ACCCGAATTTTCTCCTTTCAGACCGTCTGCGGATCCGTCGACGACGTCGTCGCACAATGCTCAGAACTCGCACCTCGAAGGTAAGCCGAAAG GCGGAGCACCAAATCGGCCACTTCCACCGACCCCTGACGAGGAAGAATCAGGAGATCGTACGCTAGTCATGAAACGG AAACTTAGTCAGATGTCAGACGATCGCGGCACCATCAGCAACCGGCGCTCCGAGGCTGACGAGCAACTTCTGTTGAAGGAGTGGGATTTCACCCGCTTCTTCCAAGGTTTTAACGAAAGATTGGATAAAATGAAACAAGAACATCCGCAAGAGACAGCGGAGACGAGTAAGTCTGTTAACGAGGATCATCTGTCTTCGTCGTCCACGGAGAAAACGTTAAAGAGGCAAGAACAGTTATCATCGCGTAGGAAGTACGAGAATCAatcgcaacagcagcagcaacaacaacagcagcagcagcaacagcagcagcatcaaaagcagcaacagcagcagcaacagcaacaattAAAAGCGGTGCATAGACGGCAAGAAAGCGATTCGAAGCTTGGCAATACGTCCAGCGCTTTTGCACGTGCCTTCCGTCGCGAGAATTCCGACTTTTTCCCATCCGCGAGACACTCTGCATATTTACAGAAGTCTGATTCATCAAGATCGAGCATATTCTCGAGCGGTAACCGCCGCGGAAGCGAGATAAGTGTTGTTGGTATCGCCGGAAAGAAAGGCAATGCTGTCAGTGCCGGCGAGCCGGTTCTAACAGACTTTTCGTTCGGCCGTGACGGTCTTCAGAGGCCTAGAAGAGAGAAAACCGAGAGCGAGATCGTTTTCGGTAGTAGACACGAGGCCAGAAGGTTCGACTTTGGACGCGATAAAGATGACACTACGAGAAGACGCAGTTGTAGACCATCTGACGCGGTTTCTGCCGTGGTTGACGAAGCAGGAACTATTAAATCTACGGCCAGTACAACGGCTAGCGAGTACAGCCCCATTGTCACCCAG AACCGAGAAGGTGGTGATCGTTCGAGAGGCGGCGGTAGCGGTGGTGACTTCCAAAGGTCAGACTCATCGCCTGGATCACGACCCAGTTCCGTCCTACCGGATCTTCTCACCTCGTCGCCGGGTCAACGACAGGATAAGACAACCAGCGAAGAG AAGCAGAGATCGTTTCTCACCTTCGGGTTCGGCGCCGGACCAGCCAGAAGAGAATCTCATGTGAATGTTAACGTAACACCGACCAGTCATGATCTAGCGTCCGACACGCCGGAGATACGCAAATATAAGAAACGTTTTAACAGCGAAATACTTTGCGCGGCACTTTGGG GAGTGAACCTTTTAATTGGCACGGAGAACGGTCTTGTATTATTGGACAGAAGCGGCCAGGGCAAAGTTTACCAATTAATAAATAGGAGACGATTTCAACAGATGGAAGTCCTCGAGGGGCAAAATATTTTGGTTACAATTAGCGGGAAAAAGAATCGAGTACGGGTGTATTACCTTTCCTGGCTTAAAAGTAAGATTCTAAGGACCGACGGACACAGTGAC CAAGTCGAACGACGCAATGGATGGATAAACGTTGGCGATCTTCAGGGAGCGGTACATTTTAAGATAGTTAAGTACGAGAGAATAAAGTTTCTTGTTATCGCGCTGAAAGATTCGATAGAAATATACGCCTGGGCACCGAAGCCTTACCACAAGTTCATGGCTTTCAAATCGTTCGGTGAACTGGCGCACAGACCGCTGCTTGTCGATCTTACCATAGAAGAAGGCACGAGGTTAAAAGTAATTTATGGCAGTGCCGATGGTTTCCACGCTGTTGATTTAGACTCCGCTACGgtttatgatatttatctgcCGAAACAT ACTCAGGGCCCCATTTGTCCGCATTGCATCGTTGCATTGCCGAATAGTAACGGCAtgcaattattattatgttaCGATAACGAAGGTGTATACGTAAACACTTATGGTAGACTTTCCAAAACCATGGTTCTTCAATGGGGCGAGATGCCCACTAGCGTTGCATATATCGGTACAGGGCAAATCATGGGCTGGGGTAACAAGGCTATTGAGATTCGAAGCGTAGAAAGTGGACACCTCGATGGTGTTTTCATGCATAAGAAAGCTCAACGGCTCAAGTTCCTTTGCGAGCGTAATGATAAG GTATTTTTCTCGTCAGCAAAAGGCGGAAGCGCATGCCAGATTTACTTCATGACATTAAATAAACCTGGCATGGCTAACTGGTGA